One window of the Allosaccharopolyspora coralli genome contains the following:
- a CDS encoding WhiB family transcriptional regulator, translating to MWQTTAEAHVQGHVHDQDLPQQPAEFDLFTDLFATDDEQEWQERALCAQTDPEAFFPEKGGSTREAKRICQGCEVKSECLEYALEHDERFGIWGGLSERERRKLKRRAV from the coding sequence ATGTGGCAGACGACGGCGGAGGCACACGTGCAGGGACACGTGCACGATCAGGACCTCCCGCAGCAGCCCGCTGAGTTCGACCTGTTCACGGATCTGTTCGCCACGGACGACGAGCAGGAATGGCAGGAGCGCGCGTTGTGCGCGCAGACCGATCCGGAGGCGTTCTTTCCGGAGAAGGGCGGGTCCACTCGCGAGGCGAAACGGATCTGCCAGGGGTGCGAGGTCAAGTCCGAGTGCCTGGAGTACGCCTTGGAGCACGACGAACGGTTCGGCATCTGGGGTGGGCTCTCCGAACGCGAACGCCGCAAACTCAAGCGCCGCGCCGTCTGA
- a CDS encoding coenzyme F420-0:L-glutamate ligase has protein sequence MTPSPRDHAAPDGLRLFPVRGLPEFAPGDDLGAALAAAAPWLTDGDVVVVTSKIVSKAEGRMVEAPADAEARDAFRRELVLSEATHVLAQKGRTLITQNRLGIVQAASGVDASNVAHDRIALLPEDPDASARRMRDAIAQRLGVTVAVVVTDTMGRAWRMGQTDAAIGSAGLEVLHRYAGSVDQQGNELAVTEVAVADEIASAADLVKGKLGGVPVGVVRGLSLVDDGSSGRDLARTVEEDLFHLGTAEAIGQGRREAVLMRRSSRAFTDDPIDEVAVRRAVGAALTAPAPHHTRPVRFVWLRDRPLRQKLLDAMRSAWLDDLRADGMSEQAAHQRVTRGNLLYAAPEIVVPFLVPEGAHDYPDERRSLAEHAMFTVAAGAAVQGLLVALAAEELGSCWVSSTLFCPGVVRSTLDLPAAWEPLGAVAVGHPAEETSGPRPPRELDGGLIER, from the coding sequence ATGACACCCTCACCGAGGGATCATGCTGCCCCGGACGGACTCCGGCTCTTCCCGGTGCGCGGGTTGCCGGAGTTCGCGCCGGGCGACGATCTCGGTGCTGCTCTCGCAGCGGCGGCGCCGTGGCTGACCGACGGCGACGTCGTCGTGGTGACCAGCAAGATCGTCTCCAAGGCCGAGGGCCGGATGGTCGAGGCGCCTGCCGACGCCGAGGCACGGGACGCGTTCCGCCGGGAGCTGGTCCTGTCGGAGGCGACGCACGTCCTCGCGCAGAAGGGCCGCACGCTGATCACTCAGAACCGGCTCGGCATCGTGCAGGCGGCGTCCGGTGTGGACGCCTCGAACGTCGCGCACGACCGGATCGCCCTGCTGCCGGAGGATCCGGACGCCTCGGCGCGACGGATGCGCGACGCGATCGCGCAGCGGCTCGGCGTCACGGTGGCCGTGGTGGTCACCGACACGATGGGTCGCGCGTGGCGGATGGGGCAGACGGACGCGGCGATCGGTTCGGCCGGCCTGGAGGTCCTGCACCGGTACGCGGGCAGCGTCGACCAGCAGGGCAACGAACTCGCGGTGACCGAGGTCGCCGTGGCCGACGAGATCGCCTCGGCGGCGGATCTGGTCAAGGGCAAACTCGGCGGCGTCCCGGTCGGAGTCGTTCGCGGACTGTCTCTTGTGGACGACGGTTCGTCGGGCAGGGACTTGGCGCGCACCGTCGAAGAGGACCTGTTCCACCTGGGCACTGCCGAGGCGATCGGCCAAGGGCGACGCGAGGCCGTCCTCATGCGACGGTCGAGCCGTGCGTTCACCGACGACCCGATCGACGAGGTGGCGGTGCGTCGTGCGGTCGGCGCCGCCTTGACCGCACCCGCACCGCACCACACCCGGCCGGTGCGGTTCGTGTGGCTACGCGACCGTCCACTGCGCCAGAAACTGCTGGACGCGATGCGCTCCGCGTGGCTCGACGACCTGCGGGCGGACGGAATGTCGGAGCAGGCGGCGCACCAGCGCGTGACTCGCGGCAACCTGCTCTACGCCGCACCGGAGATCGTCGTGCCGTTCCTGGTCCCCGAAGGCGCGCACGACTATCCGGACGAACGCAGGAGCCTGGCCGAGCACGCGATGTTCACCGTGGCCGCCGGGGCGGCCGTGCAGGGCCTGCTGGTGGCGCTGGCCGCCGAGGAACTCGGGTCCTGCTGGGTGTCGTCGACCCTGTTCTGCCCCGGCGTCGTTCGGTCCACACTGGACCTCCCGGCGGCGTGGGAGCCGTTGGGCGCCGTCGCGGTGGGGCATCCTGCGGAGGAGACTTCCGGACCTCGCCCACCCCGCGAACTCGACGGAGGACTGATCGAACGGTGA
- a CDS encoding DUF3499 domain-containing protein, with the protein MRIVRRCSRTGCTNPAVATLTYAYADSTAVVGPLATYAEPHSYDLCEEHALRLTVPKGWEVVRHEGEFAMPEQVTDDLTALAEAVREAGREQDAVDPPDFSVGSNRRGHLRALPDPSEE; encoded by the coding sequence GTGCGGATCGTGAGGCGTTGCTCGCGGACCGGGTGTACCAACCCGGCCGTTGCCACGCTGACCTATGCCTATGCGGACTCGACGGCCGTCGTCGGTCCGCTGGCGACGTATGCCGAGCCGCACAGCTACGACCTGTGCGAGGAGCACGCGCTGCGGCTCACGGTGCCGAAGGGCTGGGAGGTCGTGCGGCACGAGGGCGAGTTCGCGATGCCCGAGCAGGTGACCGACGACCTGACGGCCCTCGCCGAGGCGGTGCGGGAAGCGGGCCGGGAGCAGGACGCCGTCGACCCGCCGGACTTCTCCGTCGGCAGCAACCGGCGCGGACACCTCCGCGCGCTGCCCGACCCCTCGGAGGAGTGA
- a CDS encoding site-2 protease family protein, translated as MKTSSSLRVSPLFLALLGVTAAGCVLATFDSGVARSAGVILIVLGGWASSLCLHEFGHAVTAYRGGDREVRAKGYLTLDPRLYTDPVLSIVLPLLFVAIGGIPLPGGAVWINHGALGSRRTESMVSLAGPSTNLILGLLLTVVVSTVQMPFGLAAGLSYLAFLQVIAFVLNMLPVPGLDGYGAIEPWLSRPARELGAKARPWAPLILFAVIIGIPFAGSAFFSLAYAVFDLVGGQAAYAAEGMSLFRFWE; from the coding sequence GTGAAGACTTCTTCCTCGCTGCGAGTCAGTCCGCTGTTCCTGGCCTTGCTCGGAGTGACGGCCGCAGGCTGCGTGCTCGCGACGTTCGACAGCGGAGTCGCCCGATCGGCGGGTGTGATCCTGATCGTGCTCGGCGGCTGGGCGAGCTCGCTGTGCTTGCACGAGTTCGGGCACGCCGTCACGGCCTATCGCGGAGGCGATCGCGAAGTCCGGGCCAAGGGCTACCTCACCCTCGACCCGCGCCTCTACACCGACCCGGTGCTGAGCATCGTGTTGCCGTTGTTGTTCGTCGCGATCGGTGGCATCCCGTTGCCCGGCGGGGCGGTCTGGATCAACCACGGAGCCCTCGGCTCACGGCGCACCGAGTCGATGGTGTCGCTGGCCGGGCCGTCGACGAACCTGATCCTGGGGCTCCTGCTCACCGTGGTCGTGAGCACGGTGCAGATGCCGTTCGGCCTCGCGGCCGGCCTGTCCTACTTGGCGTTCCTGCAGGTGATCGCGTTCGTGCTGAACATGCTTCCGGTGCCGGGGCTCGACGGGTACGGCGCGATCGAGCCGTGGTTGTCGCGCCCGGCGCGGGAGCTGGGTGCGAAGGCCCGCCCGTGGGCACCGCTGATCTTGTTCGCGGTGATCATCGGTATCCCGTTCGCGGGTTCGGCGTTCTTCAGCCTGGCCTACGCCGTGTTCGATCTCGTCGGCGGCCAGGCCGCCTACGCGGCCGAAGGCATGTCGCTGTTCCGCTTCTGGGAGTGA
- a CDS encoding metallopeptidase family protein, translating into MVTARGSRRRLRARRDRRGRGPRGPLYPASVPVSRSRSQRFDARVLDALEPIEQRWHTELTQLDVAVDDVPEVPRTGPDGLVWDEDVVVDANVPLARLIPAGVDRRGLPTRARIVLYRRPLEARARDGADMADLLHDVLVEQVAAYLGLDPDVIEGS; encoded by the coding sequence GTGGTGACCGCACGTGGATCTCGGCGTCGGCTCCGGGCTCGACGAGATCGTCGAGGCCGGGGGCCGCGCGGGCCCCTGTACCCGGCGTCCGTTCCGGTGTCGCGGAGCCGGTCGCAGCGCTTCGACGCACGCGTGCTCGACGCCCTCGAGCCGATCGAGCAACGCTGGCACACCGAACTCACCCAGCTCGACGTCGCGGTCGACGACGTTCCCGAGGTTCCTCGGACGGGGCCGGACGGGCTCGTCTGGGACGAGGACGTGGTGGTCGACGCGAACGTGCCCCTCGCCCGGCTGATCCCCGCCGGGGTGGATCGGCGGGGGCTGCCCACCAGGGCGCGGATCGTGCTCTATCGGCGCCCGCTGGAAGCGCGTGCCCGCGACGGCGCCGACATGGCCGATCTGCTGCACGACGTGCTCGTCGAACAGGTCGCCGCCTACCTCGGCCTCGACCCCGACGTCATCGAAGGCTCCTGA
- a CDS encoding phosphomannomutase/phosphoglucomutase, translating to MRDLSEIVKAYDIRGVVGDELDADVVRDVGGAFARFVGGPAVVVGHDMRDSSPWLVEAFTEGVVAQGVDVVHLGLASTDMLYFASGSLALPGAMFTASHNPARYNGIKLCRAGASPVGQDSGLSEIKELVAHGVPEFLGERGSVRQRDMLTEYAAFLRDLVDLSGSRPLTVVVDAGNGMAGHTVPEVFSGVPVEVVPLYFELDGSFPNHEANPLDPANLVDLQAKVREVGADAGVAFDGDADRCFVVDADGEPVSPSAITALVAVRELAKEPGATVIHNLITSKAVPEIVAERGGKPVRTRVGHSFIKQTMASTGAIFGGEHSAHYYFREFWRADSGMLAALHVLAALGGQQEPLARLMTPYTRYASSGEVNSTVDDPAGRMKAVREFFADRSGARVDDLDGLTVELADGAWFNLRPSNTEPLLRLNVEAGDAAAVDALRDEVLGVVRS from the coding sequence GTGCGGGACTTGTCGGAGATCGTCAAGGCGTACGACATCCGAGGTGTGGTGGGCGACGAGCTCGACGCCGACGTGGTGCGCGACGTCGGTGGCGCTTTCGCCCGATTCGTCGGTGGGCCCGCCGTGGTCGTCGGCCACGACATGCGCGACTCGTCCCCGTGGCTGGTCGAGGCGTTCACCGAGGGCGTCGTCGCTCAAGGCGTCGACGTGGTGCATCTCGGCCTGGCCAGCACGGACATGCTGTACTTCGCGTCCGGGTCGCTCGCGCTGCCGGGCGCGATGTTCACCGCGAGTCACAACCCGGCCCGGTACAACGGCATCAAGCTCTGCCGCGCAGGAGCCTCCCCGGTCGGCCAGGACAGCGGCCTCTCGGAGATCAAGGAGCTCGTCGCGCACGGCGTGCCGGAGTTCCTCGGCGAGCGCGGGTCCGTCCGGCAGCGGGACATGCTCACGGAGTACGCGGCGTTCCTGCGTGACCTGGTCGACCTCTCCGGCAGCCGCCCGTTGACGGTGGTCGTCGACGCGGGCAACGGCATGGCGGGACACACCGTCCCGGAGGTGTTCAGTGGGGTGCCGGTCGAGGTCGTGCCGCTGTACTTCGAGCTGGACGGCAGCTTCCCGAATCACGAGGCGAACCCGCTCGACCCCGCGAACCTGGTGGACCTGCAGGCGAAGGTCCGGGAAGTCGGTGCCGACGCTGGAGTGGCCTTCGACGGCGACGCCGACCGGTGCTTCGTCGTCGACGCCGACGGCGAGCCGGTGTCGCCGAGCGCGATCACGGCGCTGGTCGCCGTCCGCGAGCTGGCGAAGGAACCGGGCGCCACGGTCATCCACAACCTCATCACCTCGAAGGCGGTGCCGGAGATCGTCGCCGAGCGCGGCGGCAAGCCGGTGCGGACCCGCGTGGGGCACTCCTTCATCAAGCAGACGATGGCCAGCACGGGCGCGATCTTCGGTGGTGAGCACTCCGCGCACTACTACTTCCGGGAGTTCTGGCGCGCCGACTCGGGCATGCTCGCGGCGTTGCACGTGCTCGCCGCGCTCGGCGGCCAGCAGGAGCCCCTGGCGCGGTTGATGACGCCGTACACGCGGTACGCGTCCTCCGGTGAGGTCAACTCCACGGTCGACGATCCGGCCGGACGGATGAAAGCGGTCCGTGAGTTCTTCGCCGACCGGTCGGGCGCTCGTGTCGACGACCTCGACGGGCTTACCGTGGAGCTGGCCGACGGAGCCTGGTTCAACCTTCGGCCCTCGAACACCGAGCCGCTGCTGCGGTTGAACGTGGAGGCCGGTGACGCCGCCG
- a CDS encoding NUDIX hydrolase, whose translation MSTDLHVDAVSTLERWQPADPQQEALRHAFRTLLDARQDACLRECAPGHLTASAVLVDHAGEHLMLTLHPRVGRWLQLGGHCEQEDTSLRAAALREATEESGIDGLVADPEPVHLDVHPITCSLGVPTRHFDVRFVVRAPEGALPVRSDESLDLRWWPLGALPADSDLAPLVTAAHPTL comes from the coding sequence GTGAGTACCGACCTGCACGTCGACGCGGTGAGCACCCTGGAGCGGTGGCAGCCCGCGGACCCCCAGCAGGAGGCGCTGCGGCACGCGTTCCGGACCTTGCTCGACGCACGGCAGGACGCGTGCCTGCGGGAGTGCGCGCCGGGACATCTCACGGCGTCGGCGGTGCTGGTGGACCACGCGGGCGAACACCTGATGCTCACGCTGCATCCGCGTGTCGGCCGGTGGCTCCAGCTCGGCGGGCACTGCGAGCAGGAGGACACGTCGCTGCGGGCAGCCGCGCTGCGGGAAGCGACCGAAGAGTCCGGCATCGACGGCCTCGTGGCCGACCCGGAACCGGTGCACCTCGACGTGCATCCGATCACCTGCTCGCTCGGCGTACCGACCCGTCACTTCGACGTGCGTTTCGTGGTGCGGGCACCGGAGGGCGCGCTGCCGGTCCGCAGCGACGAGTCGCTGGACCTGCGGTGGTGGCCGCTCGGCGCGCTGCCCGCCGACTCCGATCTCGCCCCTCTCGTCACCGCCGCCCACCCCACCCTCTGA
- the cofD gene encoding 2-phospho-L-lactate transferase produces MKVVVLVGGVGGARFLLGVKAALGLPAIGDESDSTHEISAVVNIADDLWLHGMRVCPDLDTCMYTLGGGIDEERGWGRVDESWSVKDELAAYGAEPTWFGLGDRDLATHLIRSRMLRAGYGLTDVTDALCDRWRPGVRLLPVSDDRVETHVAIEDPDSGESRAVHFQEWWIRYGAKPTAHAIVPVGADEAEPTPAVRAALDDADLILLAPSNPVVSIGTITAVPGFTDALRSAAAPVVGISPIVGDRPVRGMADACLSAIGVETTAEAVGRHYGARSDGGLLDGWLVHSEDSAEVPGVDVRSVPLLMSDVDATADMARAAFDIAGVEVPR; encoded by the coding sequence GTGAAGGTTGTGGTGCTTGTGGGGGGCGTCGGCGGCGCCCGGTTCCTGCTGGGTGTGAAGGCCGCGCTGGGGCTGCCCGCGATCGGCGATGAGTCGGACTCGACGCACGAGATCTCGGCGGTGGTCAACATCGCCGACGACCTGTGGCTGCACGGCATGCGGGTCTGTCCCGATCTGGACACGTGCATGTACACACTCGGCGGCGGGATCGACGAGGAACGCGGCTGGGGCCGGGTGGACGAGTCGTGGTCGGTGAAGGACGAACTCGCTGCGTACGGGGCGGAACCGACCTGGTTCGGGCTCGGGGACCGGGATCTGGCCACGCACCTGATCCGCTCCAGGATGCTGCGCGCAGGCTACGGCCTGACCGACGTGACGGATGCGCTCTGCGATCGGTGGCGCCCGGGCGTGCGACTGTTGCCGGTCAGCGACGATCGAGTCGAGACGCACGTCGCGATCGAGGACCCCGACTCGGGTGAGTCCCGTGCGGTGCACTTCCAGGAATGGTGGATCCGCTACGGCGCGAAACCGACGGCACACGCGATCGTCCCCGTGGGTGCGGACGAGGCGGAGCCGACACCGGCTGTGCGTGCCGCGCTCGACGACGCCGACCTGATCCTGCTCGCGCCGTCGAACCCGGTGGTCAGCATCGGCACGATCACCGCCGTTCCGGGATTCACCGATGCACTTCGCTCCGCCGCCGCACCGGTGGTCGGGATCTCGCCGATCGTCGGTGACCGTCCCGTGCGCGGCATGGCCGACGCGTGTCTGTCCGCGATCGGGGTCGAGACCACTGCGGAGGCCGTCGGGCGACATTACGGCGCCCGGTCGGACGGAGGCTTGCTGGACGGGTGGCTGGTGCATTCCGAGGACTCCGCCGAGGTGCCCGGTGTCGACGTGCGGTCGGTCCCACTGCTGATGTCCGATGTGGACGCGACAGCCGACATGGCGCGCGCGGCCTTCGACATCGCCGGGGTGGAGGTACCGCGATGA
- a CDS encoding type II toxin-antitoxin system VapC family toxin — protein sequence MIVLDADVIIAHFDASNVHHERAETLLTREIGEDFGANPLTLAEVLVVPARDNRLETVRTALRELEVQELPFPDDTAVKLAELRAATGLKMPDCCVLLTAEHCAARVASFDDRVIQAAITRNVEALSQ from the coding sequence ATGATCGTGCTGGACGCCGACGTGATCATTGCTCATTTCGACGCCTCGAACGTCCATCACGAACGCGCCGAGACTTTGCTGACTCGGGAGATCGGGGAAGACTTCGGTGCCAATCCGCTGACGCTGGCGGAGGTGCTCGTCGTACCCGCGCGGGACAACCGCTTGGAAACCGTGCGCACCGCGTTGCGCGAGCTGGAAGTGCAGGAGTTGCCGTTTCCCGACGACACTGCGGTCAAGCTCGCCGAACTCCGCGCTGCGACCGGGCTGAAGATGCCCGACTGTTGCGTACTCCTCACCGCCGAACACTGCGCGGCACGAGTCGCCTCGTTCGATGATCGGGTGATCCAGGCAGCCATCACGCGCAATGTGGAAGCTCTGAGCCAGTGA
- a CDS encoding glycosyltransferase family 2 protein, whose amino-acid sequence MAASRASTASVVAVLVCHDGESWLPEVLSSLRALTVPPGHVVAVDTGSTDATPRLLEEATGGPVDEVLTLPAATGFGAAVDAALDAAGEADTWVWLLHDDSAPEPDCLAELLDAADLDDSVAMLGPLGLDRDDPRLVLDAGLSLDATGSVQSGLAAIELDPALVDAELLTATEVLAVSTAGALVRREVFDQLEGFDGELSIGGEDVDLGWRLNAAGHPVLSVPRARMRHAAALRSGGRAPDASGTTWRAAQRSHGVRTFLVNVGVVSFVLGVPRLLVCSLVRALGYALLRRGTDALAELVVARQLLTGRMGLRAARASRARITPDPQRTRGLLTSRLTRARNAVGGAFAALVRDRVRRDLVLGRDRRAHAAPARAVLSDLPGDGALGAPATRRRHAGLRRAGLPVVVAVEPEPPTSTPRPSPRPRDVDATPERELLVVPVDRAGVARELLLAPAVVLTVLLVLFAFVTHGLVAEVPRLGAGLHGGRLLAADGLGATWSEYLASWHPQHGGTGSPAPPSLLVLGIVGGVLAPVGGPAAVLLLLSVFHAPLAGVAAYAASRRLPVSRTWRALAAGAYAVIPTATVSAAQGRVDVLVAHILLPPLLAGIAAVLGLARLTPMATRTGHWLGVACLTALGLTALGAFSPLMHVVLVVLALLGFVLEPGEVRRMPRRTAGLAAIVVLPVLCLLPWPTVLVENPEILVHGLGARVVEDPAGLAVALLSPDGSVSLIGGLIVAAAAYALVRSPSRAAVPGLVVAVVGWIAAVLVSTLPLSPVWGGPVTVGWAGAPLLLVATGLLWVVLATGRKRWSSRWTALSTVTAAALCGLLVVLAASSSVAGRSGPLRTADAAGDPTSQTAGVGLLVEPGPQPPRLVEGGQPRFGDDELVPAGNAVEWLRGVERALRSGDADRVRSAIAAAAARDAAWVGVPSEVAADVRAVAGELVQAEGRLADGTEVLRVQLPNSPVALLGPDLARQARLTSTPPPQGRSLPVEAVPPNVAVRVSDGGPGRVLLLAAENEPGWAATVDGREAPLATAWGHQVAVPLPPTASEVTVSYSELPRTTLLVVQAAAILFAVLGALPDRRRTARPRSVPKLSSEQESSPAAAPDTNVVQEPSMTSGSRPR is encoded by the coding sequence GTGGCGGCGTCGCGTGCGAGTACTGCGTCCGTGGTGGCCGTGCTGGTCTGTCACGACGGCGAGTCATGGCTCCCGGAGGTTCTGTCCTCGCTGCGGGCGTTGACCGTCCCTCCTGGTCACGTCGTCGCCGTCGACACCGGATCCACTGACGCCACGCCGCGCCTGCTGGAGGAGGCCACCGGCGGTCCCGTCGACGAGGTCCTCACCCTCCCGGCCGCGACCGGTTTCGGTGCGGCCGTCGACGCGGCGCTGGACGCGGCAGGAGAGGCAGACACGTGGGTGTGGCTGCTGCACGACGATTCCGCGCCGGAACCGGACTGCCTCGCCGAACTGCTCGACGCGGCCGACCTCGACGATTCCGTCGCGATGCTGGGGCCGCTCGGGCTGGACCGGGACGACCCGCGTCTCGTGCTCGACGCGGGGCTCTCGCTCGATGCCACCGGCTCGGTGCAGAGCGGGCTCGCCGCGATCGAACTCGACCCGGCGTTGGTCGACGCCGAGCTGCTCACCGCAACCGAGGTACTGGCTGTGTCCACTGCGGGTGCGCTCGTGCGCCGCGAGGTCTTCGACCAGCTCGAGGGATTCGACGGAGAACTCTCCATCGGGGGCGAGGACGTCGACCTCGGGTGGCGGCTCAACGCGGCCGGACACCCGGTGCTCTCCGTCCCACGAGCCCGGATGCGGCACGCGGCGGCGTTGCGCTCCGGGGGGCGCGCGCCGGACGCCTCGGGCACGACGTGGCGAGCGGCGCAGCGCAGTCACGGTGTCCGGACGTTCCTGGTCAACGTGGGTGTGGTCTCGTTCGTCCTCGGTGTGCCGAGGCTGTTGGTGTGCTCGCTGGTGCGGGCGCTCGGGTACGCCCTGCTGCGGCGCGGCACGGATGCTCTCGCCGAACTCGTGGTGGCGCGGCAGTTGTTGACCGGGCGGATGGGGTTGCGCGCGGCGCGTGCTTCGCGTGCCCGCATCACTCCGGATCCACAGCGCACACGAGGATTGCTCACGAGCAGGCTCACGCGGGCCCGCAATGCCGTCGGGGGCGCGTTCGCCGCACTGGTGCGTGATCGGGTGCGCCGCGACCTCGTCCTCGGCCGCGACCGTCGCGCGCACGCGGCTCCTGCCCGCGCGGTGCTTTCCGACCTTCCGGGCGACGGGGCGCTCGGCGCCCCGGCAACGCGGCGCCGTCACGCGGGCCTTCGGCGGGCCGGATTGCCGGTGGTCGTGGCCGTGGAACCGGAGCCGCCGACGTCGACGCCTCGGCCCTCCCCGCGACCCCGCGACGTCGACGCCACACCGGAACGCGAACTGCTGGTCGTCCCGGTCGACCGCGCGGGCGTCGCCCGGGAACTGCTGCTTGCGCCCGCCGTCGTGCTCACCGTGCTGCTCGTGCTGTTCGCGTTCGTCACGCACGGGCTGGTCGCCGAGGTGCCGCGGCTCGGAGCCGGTCTGCACGGTGGGCGGTTGCTCGCCGCCGACGGGCTCGGCGCGACCTGGTCGGAGTACCTGGCGTCATGGCATCCGCAGCACGGCGGCACCGGGTCGCCTGCCCCGCCGTCGCTGCTCGTCCTCGGAATCGTCGGCGGTGTGCTCGCCCCGGTCGGTGGTCCGGCGGCCGTACTGCTGCTGTTGTCGGTGTTCCACGCGCCGCTCGCCGGGGTCGCTGCATATGCGGCGTCGCGGCGGCTGCCGGTCTCGCGCACCTGGCGGGCCCTGGCCGCAGGCGCCTACGCGGTGATCCCGACCGCGACCGTGTCGGCCGCGCAGGGGCGAGTCGACGTGCTCGTGGCCCACATCCTGCTCCCGCCGCTGCTGGCGGGGATCGCCGCCGTTCTGGGGCTGGCCCGGCTGACGCCGATGGCGACGCGGACCGGGCACTGGCTCGGGGTGGCCTGCCTGACCGCGCTCGGCCTGACCGCGCTCGGCGCGTTCTCCCCGCTGATGCACGTGGTGCTGGTCGTGCTGGCGCTTCTCGGTTTCGTCCTCGAACCGGGTGAGGTGCGCCGGATGCCGCGGCGGACTGCCGGGCTCGCCGCGATCGTGGTGCTGCCGGTGCTGTGTCTGCTGCCGTGGCCGACGGTGCTCGTCGAGAACCCGGAGATCCTCGTGCACGGGCTCGGGGCACGGGTGGTCGAGGATCCGGCCGGGCTCGCGGTGGCGTTGTTGAGTCCGGACGGCTCGGTGTCGCTGATCGGCGGTCTGATCGTGGCCGCCGCCGCGTACGCCCTGGTTCGCTCGCCGAGTCGTGCTGCCGTGCCCGGTCTCGTCGTCGCCGTCGTCGGCTGGATCGCGGCCGTGCTCGTCTCGACGCTTCCGCTCTCGCCGGTCTGGGGTGGCCCGGTCACCGTCGGGTGGGCGGGGGCGCCGCTGCTGCTGGTCGCCACCGGGCTGCTGTGGGTCGTGCTGGCCACCGGGCGGAAGCGCTGGTCGTCCCGCTGGACTGCCTTGTCCACGGTGACGGCGGCGGCTCTGTGCGGGCTGCTCGTGGTGCTGGCCGCGTCCTCATCGGTGGCGGGACGGTCCGGGCCGCTGCGCACGGCCGACGCAGCAGGAGACCCGACGTCGCAGACGGCCGGCGTCGGCTTGCTGGTCGAGCCGGGTCCGCAGCCGCCGCGGCTCGTCGAAGGAGGGCAGCCGCGGTTCGGCGACGACGAGCTGGTGCCCGCCGGAAACGCCGTCGAGTGGTTGCGCGGCGTGGAGCGGGCCCTGCGGTCCGGCGACGCCGACCGCGTCCGCTCCGCGATCGCCGCCGCGGCTGCGCGCGACGCGGCGTGGGTGGGCGTCCCGTCCGAGGTCGCGGCCGACGTGCGGGCCGTCGCCGGGGAGCTCGTCCAGGCCGAGGGCCGGCTCGCGGACGGGACCGAGGTTCTGCGTGTCCAGCTGCCGAACAGTCCGGTCGCGTTGCTCGGGCCGGACCTCGCGCGGCAGGCGCGGCTCACCTCGACGCCCCCGCCGCAGGGGCGGTCGCTGCCGGTCGAGGCGGTGCCGCCGAACGTGGCGGTCCGGGTCTCCGACGGCGGGCCCGGCCGGGTCCTGCTGCTCGCGGCGGAGAACGAGCCGGGGTGGGCGGCGACGGTCGACGGCCGGGAGGCGCCGTTGGCGACCGCGTGGGGGCACCAGGTCGCGGTTCCGCTTCCTCCGACGGCCAGTGAGGTGACCGTCTCCTACAGCGAACTGCCGCGCACGACCCTGCTGGTCGTGCAGGCGGCCGCGATTCTGTTCGCGGTGCTCGGTGCGCTGCCAGACCGTCGCCGTACGGCACGGCCTCGCTCGGTGCCGAAGCTCTCGTCGGAGCAGGAGTCCAGTCCCGCAGCCGCGCCCGATACGAACGTCGTTCAGGAGCCTTCGATGACGTCGGGGTCGAGGCCGAGGTAG